The DNA region TTAATATCATACAATAGGGCTCAAGTAGCAGAATCATTGAACAGATCGAGAATATTTCACGAaatagtatacagggtgttccatttACAGTGTTCATAGCTACCTTATTTTCAAATGTACAAAGCAATCTTACAAATTGTAAAATACCAAGGTGAAATCCAGTCGAtttctataataattattacagttattcGTGTTCctttaagtagaattaattgtACTTGCAGCAGATAGTGCTAGGAATAAAACTGGTACCTGTGAAATTCATCTACACAATATCACGATTGTACTAACTTTATTCTTATGCTAGAAGGacgttctttttatttatttattttgttcatgTGCTAGTTTGTGATACAGCTGTCCGTGTGAGATTTTGTTTATATGGAGAGTGAAGTATTGAGAACTGTATCATTGTGTGAAGTTTGGTGACCACTATTGTGATAAATGCACAATATATCATATTTATCGCGAACGAATTTTTAGTTCACTTACGCGTCTAGTGTAAGAAAGTCTTTTATTGGTCACACATGAGAATTATTGTACATTGTGCTCCGTAAAGTCTATAGTTGTAACTACATAGTAATATTGTCTGCGCGGCGACCAGCGTTATTCGATCTAGGGATATGCATAAGCAGAGTCACGTTGCATTGTAAATATTTATCGTCGTTGTGTTCGTTATGCGTAGCGTTCGTGAGATTAGTATTTTTCTTTGGCTAAACTTTTGTACAGAATCGTGTACATAATGATCATAAAACTGTACAAGGCGAAATAAATCTTATTTCATATATGCCCAATAGTTTCATCTGTACGAATAGAAAATAGTAGAGGTCGCGGACTGATTTTAGAATTTATACCTTTTTCGATGGACGAAAAAATAAAGCACGAGTCAGTTTTCTGTGAAAACTTTCACAGAATCAAAATGGTGTACTGTAACTTATTTCGAGTACGAACTACCGTGATTACACGTGGAGTATAGTGGTGCCTTATACACGGTTCTTTCCATGTAATCTCAATGTGGCTACGATACACGATAGCGTtaagtattacgaatattaATCAACGTCAGCCCGTTGCACGTGTAAACGTAGATGTAACGAATTTGAGCCCACCAATGGAATgcataatattttgtaaatatacgcGTCGATCACGTTGCATACAGATAATCATGTAATGCCCGTGAAACTATTCTGTACAAATGTTTAGAGGGACAGCGACTTAGTCGGGATACTAAATTAAGTTTGGAACACCGGTATACTCGCACGTATATCAGGAGTacgataattttaaagaaagaaatgtacaacgctctgtaaataaattattttattttaatgccTTAATGTTTGTATTGTTGCATACCGTCCAAGAGAAAGTAATTCGCGAGAGTCGAGACATATAGTGTGTCAAGAATTTCTCGTTTATTTCCGACATTCGCACGTAAATATCCTGTACAAACCATTCCCCTATCACATTCCCTTTCTCCCAAACAGATCCCATTAATCTATTCAAAAATTTGTACATGGTCGCTAGCATCATGATAgcttacaaaaatatagtagCAATTTGTTATACATCTTTTTAAACAAACAGGACACAATCCTTCATTACTAATGTGTACACTAGTAGTGTTTGAGTCGGATACacatattaaaaattcaaaatttcatcagtGTAACTCGTTCTGTTGCAGTCAATTGTTAAGTGAATTAATTCGAGGAGTAATTAAAGTTAAGGGCACGAAATGGTTTCACGATTTATGTAGGTACCTTTATCAGTCTGTTCCCAAAGTAACTTTCTTTGTATAACAGTATCTGTTTAATAGAGATTGAGAGGAACATGTTGATGTAATTctgaatacattataattttcataaagtTAAGTTAAATCAGACTTGACCCATTGCTGTTAGCACTGATTTATTAAGTCCACTATGGCACAGTGGGTCTGAGCACCTTATATGACATAATGGCACATTCGTGATAAGATTCCCTCAGATAGTATGCATGCCTCCATGTATCATATCAATAAGTTCTTGTAGCACTGTTATATGTACGAAACGTACTACGAAACACAATCAGTGTAATGAAAGATCATGTTTTCGTATTATATCGATGACATCGAATTGGAGTTTTGGAATCGgtttttttacgattttttacAATAATTACAGACTCGACATCGACGACGTCGGATTATGAACGCAAACATTGTTCGTATATCCTTTCTCGCGTTcgttattttcaattatttctctaCTTTCCGCTAATTTGAGTAATTTTTATTGCCTTATAATAGCCTGCATTTCTGCATTTTGTAAACGAAAGGATATAAAAGTTAATTGTGTAAAAAGTGCACACAATTAAAACCCAATCATTTCCACATGAGATTTGATAAAAGTCTAAAGTCAATTATTCATTCATCCTTAACAATTATCTTGATAAGTACAATGTATTCTCTGTATAATTATAATTCTTCCCTTTGTTCTGGGCAGCAACGTTTGAAGACCTCGTCATCGGGAATATTAtagtaataaataaatcatttgaGAATACGTAAACTAAGAATATGGTTAAAATATCACAATAAAGCTATTTCTTCATAACTGAGAAAGAAATCACAAAGTTCCTAATTTGACTGAATGTATTTCTCTCTTAACTACAGCAGGTACTCTGCACATTATTTTCGTGGCAGAGTTTACCATTAGTCGCAGCGTAATAAGATTCAGAGCGACTTTACTGTCACTTAAATAAATCAGAATAAAAAAACGACTGTCTACCATACTTTAATGCTCTTACACATTCAAATCCATTAAGTCCCGAATGCATGCACGCTGGTCCTGCTAATTATTCTACATTTCATTGGATACTTACTCGAAGAAGGGCAGTGAATGGGATTCACTGACACTGAGTGAGTGAAATAGAATAATGAGAACCCTCGGCCTAATTGCTACTGACGCGCCACCTACACGTGGACAAGAGGTCCCTCGGGCCTGATGGTTTGCATGCACACGAGGAAAAATGGTTGCATATAACGagggattactataattaataCTACAATTATGGATGCGGATCATTTCACGCCAAATTGATCGCGTTTTCCAGCCGATGTGGggattttgtttttcaaatatcgctTGGAGGTcccgttttaaaaaattcgcaaaaatatgaCCGGATTGTTCGAAGCCttctgtataaaataatagcgAATTCGATACCTCGCACTGAcgctgcactggtgccagaaaatgacttggattggttgtttctggtagaaaggaagatagctctataagaatcaaccaatccaagtcattttttggcaccggtgcagagtcagtgcgagttaccgaattcgctataagactTCTTGCCAAATGGTCACTGTCAAATTgacatttattttataaaagaagCTTTAATCAATCTAGGCATGTGTCTCAGATATTTAAAAACGCGACTTTGAAGCGATATTCGAAAGACTGCGATGCGGTACGTTTCGGGTAACCGGGCTATGGCAcgcgtaaaataattttttcaaaaacaagCGAGGTAGTAGTTCCGTCATGATTAGAACATAGAAATATCATGCAAAAGAAAGTCGCCATCGTGCTGCATTATTAGAAAATAGGGGTTTCAGGTACGGAACTAACCCGTATATATCGATTTATGCACAGATTCATTACGAATCAATTTTGCAAGACCGTCCGGATCTTGCAATGTTAAAACTGAAAGCGGGAAAATGTACTACACTGCAATCTGCACACTACAGTGCAAAACAAACGTATCCGTCTGAATAAAGGGCCTAGAATTCTTAGACAGTAAACCTGCTTAGTAAGGGGTGCACTTACAAACACAAAATGGCTTGTGTTTTTACTTAGTTATTAGCATGTAAACTCGTCTGTTTTCTTTAACTATCTAGTACTCACTTAATTGCAGCAGTGATCATAGGGATAACGTTGGCATGTGGTATAAGGTATTGGACTAATTCACACGTGTACATATGTCCATTCCCTGAGGTACATTTATCTTCGTggaattttttactattttcgtacttgtttttttttcggaaGTACACAATCGAGCGAAGATTTCACTCTGGTCGGCGGGAATTTTGTTAGAAAGAAATCGGACGCATAGCAAAATAGCTTGCTCAGTAGAGGGCATAATATAGCTTGGTGAAGTAGTACCCATAGTCGATAATTTGGTCCTTCAAATGGATCGAGAACAGCTGCGCATAACATGTGACTAAGATTCACTTGTATGGGCTAGAAAGTAAAATATCGTCACGTTagatttaaataataatcaaaacGTGTAGATATAAGCTAAACCACCGACATACCAAAGCAATAGCTTGTAAGATCCAAAAGTGATACACTAAATTTAGTCCATAACTCAAAATGGACCAACTCATATCTGATAGAGGCTCGACATTGTATACACCTATAGGTCAAGATTATAATGTATTAATGAATCAAAGAGATTTAAACATTATGCAAAGTAAATAGCAAATAACTACCCCCAACTCTCAGTAAGTAATACGGTATTACTACCATCAAGCCATGCTGAATGTAATACAATGCTTTGTCTGCAAATATCTGGAAGAATTCGTGCAAATGTGAATTGGAACTATGGTGATAGTTCGTTATTCGTCAGAAATTGTGAATTTACTTTCCGAGATTCCGTCTCTGGGAACAAGAATGCTAAAACTGGTCCGTTCAAAAAGTTTAAATGTATCCTGAAAATAGCTGTGACTGTCGGACTAGGATTTGCTCCTAGTAAATACAGCTGTGTTACAGAAAAAGCACTGGTTGTAAGTAACGATACACGAGAGCGTGTACCCTCCATTTAAACAAGTTTCGTCGATTTTACCTGAATCGCTGTTGTTATATGACAAggatttaataaatatacaacTGTCCTACTGGTGAATTTAAAACCAATTTCCATCCCCAATACTAGGGACATAATAATCAACAATACTCTTCTGCCAACTCGATCATGGTTCATATATGACACGCGAGCTGGCAAACTAATTCGTTTGTAGCCCCAAACAAGGCATCctaatataaatatagatactAATGATGTTTCTATTATCCTTCGCTTCATGCTCAAGTAATAGGCGCATTCTGGGCCTACGTTACGTGGTATAGAACTGTTAACACCATCGTACGCCCACTCGAACATCTTTCAGTGTTCTGCCGGTACAAATTCAATAAAGCAAAATATTACAAACTGAGTGCAAGAATGAACATTTCTGATGGTCTAATGTTTTTGCATTGAATGCCAGAAACTAATGTAGTGCATTGTAAAGAAGCATTGTTGATTTTAATATCTTGCCACAATGAAGTGCCATATGGAAATTATCAATTCATTTGGATGGATGTATGATTTGAAACGGAGGACCGTAAAATACTACATACATacgtttctctttaattttgTGACAAGGTTGAGGGAAAGAGTAATCTAGAACGAAAAACACCCTGAGTTGACATGCACTGTATATTAAACCACGTTAAGTGTAAACTAGCATTGTACTTTGTATGTACTTTGTATGTACTGTGCATTCGTCAGCATTCGTTATACTAACATAGGCTACAGTTATTCTATAGAACCGTTTTATGGTTAATACGGTGCATCTTAAGGGCAGGCTAGGTTAGGATGTTCAAATGTACGCCACCACTCGGTGGCTACCAACACTCGCAGCTGTAACACTCGCTGACGGATTAATAAAAATAGGATACCCAATCGTAAGCATGCCCGCGTGGCGCGTTTTCTTAAAACGTGTTATAAGGGAAGTTTTCTACTTAAGGGTTTCGGTCGTTgcgttaaaataaataatttgggaGAATTTATCTGTGTTGTCGTAATATTCTTACTGCCAATGTTTGCACTCCCGAGGTCAAGAACAGAATCGTAGAAGTGTGTGAGCACTTTGTTAGTGAGGGGCATGCGTTCTCGGCGTATTTTTAAACTGGGTTATCTTGAAAACTAAACTTTGtatgaaaaagtttttttctataatttctactTGTTTTAACAAGAGGAATCAATTTTGTTCCACACGTGATACCCCACGCGGAAGCAAACACTGTCAGCATGCACATGTATTTCTTGGTAAATGAATGCACACGCTCGTAGAAGTTCGagctacatttattttaaatttttcatgtgAAATTCGTTCAGACTAAACCAAAATGTTATTCAAAGTAAATTTGGTTCGACCTGGACCTCTCGACTAGGCCGTAAGTGGACTGTGAActttctttctcttcctcgATTTTTGAAGGATCTAATTTTACCCGCGTTGAATTGTAATTCCTACGACGCGTAGCGTTGCAATCTATTTCGAGATTttcccggtaacgttgcatgtgacaTTAAAATGGTAAGGGTCTCCTATACTATTCGTCGATGCCGTTACGTACAAATGTTTCTGTGgagtaaaagaaaatataatatcaCCATCTATCGGGAAGTGACTAAAAGTGAcggtatttgaatatctttttgaaaattttatcctGGGGTAACACAGAATGCACAGGCCACATGGATATGATGTCGCCTACCATCTAGCGGACAGCGATTAAAACAGAGCGCCACTTTTGGTCATATTCCGATAGATGGCGAGCACTATCAAATTCACCCATTCCGTAGATTGAGCTTATCGCATTTTTCTACTTAAGTTTAGAACATATTCTGCCCTACATAATCCAGAAACTGACATTTCTTTGCTGTGTTACCTTGTTAAATTTTACGGTCTGCAAAAACCTATGTAGGTCCCAGGGCCAACATCTGCGAATTGAGCAATTTGGATGCCGAATCGATAATGAGCCCATCCAGAACGTCTCATTTCCTCGCTCGGTCATTTGTATCGACGACATTGCGTCTTTTTTGGCAACGACCACTTTTTCCTACCTCCCTTCTTTCCTCGTTATTCGCGCGGCGTCGTGTTTTTAGGATCACCGCGCGCAACGGGTGGTGTTGAACTTCGAGGCAAGAAACACTAGGTGATAGAATGCACCCTGATGTGAATCCACCATAAACTCTCGACAGAAGATGAAAACCGCTGGATACTTTGAAAACTTTTCTAGGCCGGGCCATTTCTACTTGATCGAAAGCCGTGGGGCAGCTACATTTCATGCATTAATTAAACTTTTGTATTTACTAAGAATGTTGAGCCTCTAGCGGCTTTCAAAGGAAGCACTAAAAATACGCCCACGCAGGGTAAAAGAAGAATCTGATTAGTTGGTGCATTCTATCATCTAGTCGATTTCTAGTATTAAGAATACCCAAGGACCGCCACCAAAGCATTGGACAGGAAGCACTCTATCTCATTAAAATATCAGGAGTAAACGTCCCACCGTGTTACAGCAACACGCAACCACATTGTTGCACCAAGCCGTATATCCTCCACCGATGACTACCGCATAGTGAACGTTCTGGCTGCCGGTAACAAATGTTTTCTATCATCTGTCGCGACAATGCACAAAGAGCATTCGCTGGGGAGCAAATGGAATCGACCAGGCATCTTATGCATCTTGCTGGCAGCTCAGTTTCGCAACGCTTCGCGGAAGGTCGCCGACGTAAAGGATTGTCTCCTGCTCTGGGCCGCTGAAACGCAGGTGTTTTCCGACATGAACGTCGCGACAAGGCTGCCCACAGTACCTACGAGTGCGTATCCGGTTGTCTGCGTGCGATTTGCCTTTCGCAAGGCCGTCTCTCCCGAGTTAGACACCGGTCTAGCTAGAAAGTGACAATTCGAATGCGTGCACGCGCACACCGTTGATGGGCCCGACACGTCCCATAGCTCAAGATTGTCCCATCTGACAAGGGAGACGGTGGCACGCTGAGTTTCCAACGACGGAAGCCATCCCGAACGCTACCAACCGAAGCGAAATGAATTGTTCGTTGCGCCCATGCAATTTGTAATACCCCTTCGACTGTTCCAAGGATTACGAGTTTAGGGAAACGGTTTAACTGTGCCCGGGGACATTTAATGGACTCCTCTTCAGGGGGCAATGGTACGGTTTAAGTATCGAAGGCAGTGTCTTTCGCAGATATTCAGCATTTGCcataaaagaaactgaaaattcaGGTTAGTTTCGTCGATCATGATGTATTAAGTGAGCCTTCTCGCGTTACTGCACCCTGGAAGATTCCTAACAAACAGGCATTCGTATGCCAGAGCACGTAGGCGGGACGTTTTGTCCGCAGTAATACAGAAATCTATCTCTCCCTGTTTCGGTATGCCTGGTCCGTTGTCACATGCCGAAATTTCGCGGACCAACGCTGCTCGCGTACATTCTCACCTTTTTGTCGCAATCCACGTGCCCTGTTCCTCACTTTGACGagcaagaaaattgaaactgcCTTTCTCTCCAACTCGTGACTGTCCGCATTGCATATCCCATAACGCTCAAAGGAATCCTATCACACTTTTACGTAGCTTTGCCGAGAACTATACGGACTAACCTAAACGAGGCATGTTTCTAGTTCCGATCACTGTGATACCCTGTGGGAAAGTACAAAACTACATACTATGGAATACATTAAACCCTTCTTTGTCCAATAAAGGATGGTAGGAGGGGGAACTATACCCAACACTAATTGCAAGTCTAGACACGTGCGCCCATATGGGTAAATGCTTGCCTGTTTACACTTTCCGCGGTCTTATCTCTCTGTATGAGTACTCTCATAAAGATTCCAAAGAATCTAACAAGCAGCCACATCCCGCGCGACTTTTCGAGCACGCTGTTCATCGTCCGTCCCCCAGCGAAATGGCTCATTTCGCCAGTTGGTTTTCTCGCGACTCCCACCAGGAGGTTGTGGGGCGCAGGAGGCAGGGCGGCGTTATTGCAGCGGCATGACGACGATCGAAGCGAGCGATCCATGGGCCCGTACCGATATTACGGACAGTTTCGCGACACCAAGGCCGCCTCCTTACTCGAGATCTTGTCTCACGATGACTCACGCCTAGGCTGCCTCCTGCCTCGCTGGTTCTCTGCCTTCCTTCCTCCTGCCTCGTCGTACCTGGAGCCATGCTCTGGAAAGAACGACGGGTAAATAGAGGCCGATCCAGCCGCCGCCGGTGAAAAAGTGAGAGCGGCTCTTGCCGAGCTTACACGTTTAACATAGTTTATAGACACATCGTGCCGCGCGGCGTGCACCACCGTAGATCCTCCGAGTTAGATCGATTATGAAACCTAGCTGGCCGACCATCTGGAGGGGGAGGAGAGGGTAGGAGGAGGAGGGAACACGGGCACAGGCGGAATTGGATCAAAGGAAATTGTCTTCCAGCATAGAATGTCGCCTCGGTGCTGGGTGCAGATGGACGGGGATAGGGGAGTTCTCATGATGCAAATACTGTGAGAGTTGGGTGGCAGAGTTGCCGTGGGTGATCAGGGTTACGGGAAATTGCTTCCCGTTCCGAAAGCTGAGCACCGTTAAATGCAGACGAGTTGTTAGAGTTTGCAAGGCTCTGACGAGCAGCAGACAAAGCGGCAGCTTGCTGCTCATGATCATTTCATTTGCGTTTAGATGGAGCGGCGAGAGTCGCTAGTGTTGCGTAGCTACAGGCGTATCCCTTGGTGTTAGGAACAGTGGCAACGAAGATAACGACCATTAGATTCCGATGAAGTGACTGGctactgattttcactgtacGATGTAGCTGTTTCCTCAGACCCAGCCCAGTTACGTCCGAGGAGGCATCCGAATTCGCACAGCTCTCGCGCAAATGGAAACCCACCGCCAAGCTTAACCGCGTTTCGCCTCATTTGTCGCAGAGCACGAGGGCTCGCTGCTATAATGGCACTCGGCTCGCCACGAGACTTAAAGCGGCCGCCAATTATCGCTTCTCCGTCCTGACGAACGTCCTCTCCCTCCCCGGATTGCACCTTTTATTTCGATTTAACGGTACGAGCCGCGAAGGTAGCCTCGTGTATCCATTAATCCAGCGGGGAATGCGAAAAGTCACGCTCTGGGAAAAGGGAGGCGGCGGTTTCTTAAAATACACTCGGGTAATTGAAGGGCACCGATCGCAAGAAACCAGTGCCAGCCCCGTTTTTTCTCGTCCTTTTTCCACGGACGATCGCGATCGTTAGGCGAAAGAAAAACCACCGAGGGCCTCCCTCCATGCCCC from Andrena cerasifolii isolate SP2316 chromosome 13, iyAndCera1_principal, whole genome shotgun sequence includes:
- the LOC143375787 gene encoding transmembrane protein 164, translated to MFEWAYDGVNSSIPRNVGPECAYYLSMKRRIIETSLVSIFILGCLVWGYKRISLPARVSYMNHDRVGRRVLLIIMSLVLGMEIGFKFTSRTVVYLLNPCHITTAIQLYLLGANPSPTVTAIFRIHLNFLNGPVLAFLFPETESRKIFADKALYYIQHGLMVVIPYYLLRVGGVYNVEPLSDMSWSILSYGLNLVYHFWILQAIALPIQVNLSHMLCAAVLDPFEGPNYRLWVLLHQAILCPLLSKLFCYASDFFLTKFPPTRVKSSLDCVLPKKKQVRK